A window from Flavobacterium gyeonganense encodes these proteins:
- a CDS encoding TonB-dependent receptor domain-containing protein has product MNFLKAIIPLQILYSIVCLLFCISGIAQTKTITISGTIKDNTAKTVLPYTNVILKSKDQKVAAGTVTNEKGIFTIENIKPGNYTLEISSIGFVTKTQSLFVGSMSDFLNIDNITLSEDAQTLNEVVVNSKQESVTNKMDKKSFNMGDNITQSGGSVLQAMQNLPGVTTQDGKLFLRGNDKVMILIDGKQTALTGFNGQTGLDNIPASAIEKIEIINNPSSKFDANGNAGIINIIYKKNKQEGFNGKIGLTSGYGSLWERKANLPTITPQYKVTPKINPSLSLNYKKVKVNVYFQGDYLYTETLNKNEFVTRTYNDGTIINQQTKRNRDTQFTTFKTGIDWAINENNNFSFSTLYGSEKILDHGEEPFFNADYSKRQRLWKFIEDELKTTITASTSYQYKFKEAGHVLNVGLNYTFHREDEKYFFDNIMPDFTGKDAFKLLSDESVLDFNLDYTKPLKYGRFETGVKIRSRNIPTNMQFFPGTNSPIDSNAGGKATYEEIIPAVYGNYFFESNRIEAEAGLRMEYINLQYKVNPNHPTYKSDGYNYFQPFPNVRLAYKINDNHKLSLFYNRRVDRPNEVDIRIFPKYDDAEIIKVGNPGLRPQFTNTLEFGYKASITNGYFFASLYNKFANGTITRIALTQPNSDLIYNVFQNAGKNSMTGMEMIFSKKPFAWYSFNLNANLYQNVINAFTVHILYPSPITFSDEKQSITTGNIKWNNIFNFSKTFTGQLSAVYLAPDIIPQGKIDARFSIDAGIKKTVQKGKGEFFVNATDLLNSLVIKKEINGTNFSYRSHDYYETQVIRFGYNYKF; this is encoded by the coding sequence GTGAATTTTCTAAAAGCCATTATTCCACTACAAATTTTGTATAGTATTGTATGCCTGCTGTTTTGCATTTCAGGCATTGCGCAGACTAAAACGATCACGATTTCAGGAACCATAAAAGACAATACTGCTAAAACGGTACTTCCATACACCAATGTCATTTTGAAATCAAAAGATCAAAAAGTCGCAGCTGGAACCGTTACCAATGAAAAAGGAATCTTTACCATAGAAAATATCAAACCTGGAAATTATACTTTAGAAATAAGTTCTATTGGTTTTGTTACAAAAACCCAAAGTTTATTTGTGGGTTCTATGTCGGATTTCTTAAATATTGACAATATTACTTTATCAGAAGATGCACAAACGCTTAACGAAGTTGTGGTCAATTCCAAGCAAGAATCCGTTACCAATAAAATGGATAAAAAAAGCTTCAATATGGGCGATAATATTACCCAAAGCGGAGGTTCGGTTTTGCAAGCCATGCAGAATCTTCCAGGCGTAACGACTCAAGATGGAAAACTTTTTTTAAGAGGAAATGACAAAGTAATGATTTTAATTGATGGAAAACAGACTGCTTTAACCGGATTTAATGGCCAAACGGGTCTGGATAACATTCCGGCATCAGCAATAGAAAAAATTGAAATCATCAATAATCCTTCTTCTAAATTCGATGCAAATGGAAATGCTGGAATTATCAATATTATTTACAAAAAGAACAAACAAGAAGGTTTTAACGGGAAAATAGGTCTTACATCTGGATATGGTTCTTTGTGGGAAAGAAAAGCCAACCTGCCAACTATTACACCACAATACAAGGTTACTCCGAAAATAAATCCTTCTCTTTCTTTAAATTATAAAAAAGTAAAAGTAAATGTTTATTTTCAGGGCGATTATCTGTATACCGAAACGCTCAACAAAAATGAATTCGTAACCCGAACTTACAATGACGGAACGATTATAAACCAGCAGACGAAACGAAATCGCGATACACAGTTTACCACTTTTAAAACTGGAATCGACTGGGCGATTAATGAAAACAATAACTTTTCGTTTTCTACTTTATATGGAAGTGAAAAAATTCTGGATCACGGAGAAGAACCTTTTTTCAATGCTGATTATTCTAAAAGACAACGTTTATGGAAGTTTATTGAAGATGAATTAAAAACCACCATTACAGCTTCGACTTCTTATCAGTATAAATTTAAAGAAGCAGGTCATGTTTTGAATGTGGGTCTTAATTATACTTTTCACAGAGAAGACGAGAAATATTTCTTTGATAACATAATGCCTGATTTTACTGGAAAAGATGCTTTTAAATTACTTTCGGATGAAAGTGTTTTGGATTTCAATTTAGATTATACAAAACCTTTAAAATACGGTCGATTTGAAACGGGTGTCAAAATTAGAAGCCGAAATATTCCAACCAACATGCAGTTTTTCCCAGGAACCAATTCGCCAATTGACAGCAATGCCGGAGGGAAAGCCACTTACGAAGAAATTATTCCTGCTGTTTACGGAAATTATTTTTTCGAATCGAACCGAATTGAAGCCGAAGCCGGACTGCGAATGGAATACATCAATTTGCAATATAAAGTAAATCCAAACCATCCGACTTATAAAAGCGATGGATATAATTATTTTCAGCCTTTCCCGAACGTCCGTTTGGCTTACAAAATAAATGACAACCATAAATTATCACTTTTTTACAACCGTAGAGTCGATCGTCCAAATGAAGTAGACATCCGAATATTTCCGAAATACGATGATGCCGAAATTATTAAAGTAGGAAATCCAGGACTTCGTCCACAGTTTACCAATACGCTTGAATTTGGTTACAAAGCTTCTATTACTAACGGCTACTTTTTCGCTTCACTCTATAATAAATTCGCTAACGGAACTATTACGCGCATTGCTTTAACGCAACCCAATAGTGATTTGATTTATAATGTTTTTCAAAACGCCGGAAAAAATTCTATGACGGGAATGGAAATGATTTTTTCTAAAAAGCCTTTCGCATGGTATTCTTTTAATCTGAATGCAAATTTGTATCAGAATGTTATTAATGCTTTTACGGTTCATATTTTATATCCATCGCCCATTACTTTTTCAGATGAAAAACAAAGCATCACAACTGGAAATATCAAATGGAATAATATTTTCAATTTTTCTAAAACATTTACAGGACAATTATCAGCTGTTTATCTAGCTCCAGATATTATTCCACAAGGAAAAATCGATGCTAGATTTTCAATAGACGCCGGAATTAAAAAAACAGTTCAAAAAGGAAAAGGAGAATTCTTTGTAAATGCCACAGATCTCTTGAATTCACTGGTAATTAAAAAGGAAATCAACGGAACTAATTTCAGTTATAGAAGCCATGATTATTACGAAACTCAGGTAATTCGTTTTGGTTACAATTACAAATTTTAA
- a CDS encoding response regulator transcription factor, translated as MKILIIEDEHELTQSIKNYFQPNGLHCEMADNYKTAFEKISIYDYDCILLDLMLPDGDGFDILKELKNKQKTDGVIIISAKETLDTRIEGFTLGADDYLTKPFHLSELLVRIQALVRRKNFKGNNNVVFNEISIDIFAKTVSVQNKPADFTKKEIDLLLFLIGNQNKVLSKGAIAEHLSGDMADMLDNHDFVYAHIKNLKKKLTKAGSGDYIKTIYGLGYKWHEE; from the coding sequence ATGAAAATACTAATAATAGAAGACGAACATGAATTGACTCAAAGTATTAAAAACTACTTTCAGCCAAATGGTTTGCATTGTGAAATGGCAGACAACTACAAAACTGCCTTTGAAAAAATAAGCATTTACGATTATGACTGCATATTATTAGACTTAATGCTTCCCGACGGAGATGGTTTTGATATTCTGAAAGAACTCAAAAACAAACAAAAAACTGATGGTGTTATTATCATCTCAGCAAAAGAAACCCTTGATACACGAATTGAAGGTTTTACTCTTGGTGCCGACGATTATTTGACTAAACCTTTTCATTTATCGGAACTTCTGGTTCGTATTCAGGCACTTGTACGGCGAAAAAACTTTAAAGGCAACAATAATGTTGTTTTTAATGAAATTAGTATTGATATCTTTGCCAAAACGGTTTCGGTACAAAATAAACCCGCTGATTTTACCAAAAAAGAAATCGATCTTTTACTATTTTTAATCGGAAATCAGAATAAGGTTTTATCAAAAGGCGCAATTGCTGAACATTTGTCTGGAGATATGGCAGATATGCTTGATAATCACGATTTTGTTTACGCGCATATCAAGAATTTAAAAAAGAAACTGACCAAAGCCGGAAGCGGCGATTACATTAAAACAATTTATGGTTTAGGTTATAAATGGCATGAAGAATAA
- a CDS encoding sensor histidine kinase, protein MKNKKLLNKTTSSFLVYAVIILLLCAPVFYAISKWLYIYETDEVLLFHKGSFIKQSHKSYTESDIAAWNKYNRNVDIVADMGVKKDSIVSKMLFDSIANEKEPFRVLYTPVQINGKKYTYIEKSNMVEMEGMVYSIAAMFLCVIIILMIGIIWISKATAAKIWKPFYNTLEQIQDFEIDKNKAPQFIETDIDEFDRLNKSLERLIEKNTTIYKSQREFIENAAHELQTPLALFQSKIDTLFQFPDLSEEQSELLSSLNNDVSRMNRLNKNLLLLSKIDNDSYFEKTNISLNATLNRHLDFFIEQAESKHLSVNIETETDITLHSNTVLIEVLINNLFLNAIRHNVKGGKINISTTSDALTFSNTGQNTALNSEKFFNRFSKSDPSSQGNGLGLAIVKKITELNNWDLVYTFDENLHHFTVKF, encoded by the coding sequence ATGAAGAATAAAAAATTACTAAATAAAACCACCAGTAGTTTTCTGGTTTATGCCGTAATTATTTTACTGCTCTGTGCTCCTGTTTTTTATGCGATCAGCAAATGGCTTTATATTTATGAAACCGATGAAGTACTCCTGTTTCATAAAGGTTCTTTTATCAAACAAAGCCATAAAAGTTATACCGAATCAGATATTGCAGCCTGGAACAAATACAACCGAAATGTTGATATCGTGGCCGATATGGGCGTAAAAAAAGATTCGATTGTAAGCAAAATGCTGTTTGATTCTATTGCCAATGAAAAAGAACCTTTTCGCGTGCTTTATACACCAGTTCAAATCAACGGAAAGAAATATACTTATATCGAAAAAAGCAATATGGTCGAAATGGAAGGAATGGTTTACAGCATTGCCGCCATGTTTTTATGCGTGATTATTATTTTAATGATTGGGATTATTTGGATTTCAAAAGCTACAGCGGCCAAAATCTGGAAACCTTTCTATAACACGCTTGAACAAATTCAGGATTTTGAAATTGATAAAAACAAAGCACCTCAGTTTATTGAAACTGATATTGACGAATTTGATCGTTTGAACAAAAGTTTAGAACGTCTTATCGAAAAAAATACTACTATTTATAAAAGCCAAAGAGAATTTATAGAAAATGCGGCACACGAATTGCAGACTCCGTTAGCACTTTTTCAAAGTAAAATCGATACATTATTCCAGTTTCCAGATTTATCCGAAGAACAATCGGAGCTTTTGAGTTCGCTTAACAACGATGTTTCAAGAATGAACCGATTGAATAAAAACCTGTTGCTGCTTTCTAAAATTGATAATGACAGTTATTTTGAAAAAACGAATATTTCTCTGAATGCTACCTTAAATCGTCATTTAGATTTTTTTATCGAACAAGCTGAATCCAAACACTTATCTGTAAATATTGAAACTGAAACCGATATTACCCTTCATTCGAATACCGTTTTAATCGAAGTCCTGATTAATAATTTATTTCTAAATGCCATTCGTCATAATGTTAAAGGCGGAAAAATCAATATTTCGACCACTTCTGATGCGCTAACTTTTTCAAATACAGGACAAAATACTGCTTTAAATTCTGAAAAATTTTTCAATCGTTTCTCAAAATCCGATCCTTCATCTCAAGGAAATGGATTAGGATTGGCCATTGTCAAAAAAATTACAGAACTCAACAACTGGGATTTAGTCTATACGTTTGATGAAAATCTACATCATTTTACTGTAAAGTTCTAA